In Miscanthus floridulus cultivar M001 unplaced genomic scaffold, ASM1932011v1 fs_289_3, whole genome shotgun sequence, one DNA window encodes the following:
- the LOC136531140 gene encoding putative F-box protein At5g38810 gives MVREGEKHDGGYSQKKKHDGGVSLPEDIVFDVVALVPAKALCRFRCVCKAWRALISDPAFVAVQRSHASPYVVGVFYGAWWPTKVRVMDMEGNVIRVFEVRVLDKHDGTNVLGVLQQATTRIDLICANNAYIDPAAGRAWTIGMDNRLEDALPSQICKVATIVEGGAQPLTWRQRAKVNGIVYFMPRLGLNEHYAVGNSGSNRIAAFDLEGEEWKIINGPTFGVKAETWQVTLTKLKGTLGVVHCLRNDDHSYANIWLLIDLNKSVWVKEYTIQMPRTWGLTKQLGALDDGRVLLLVSEENKVSYQRRVFLVFYNPSTKTFTKYMDTASDTLVLYTGSLLS, from the exons ATGGTTCGTGAGGGCGAGAAACATGACGGCGGTTATTCCCAGAAAAAGAAACATGACGGCGGCGTGTCTCTGCCGGAGGACATCGTCTTCGATGTGGTCGCCTTGGTGCCGGCGAAGGCCCTCTGCCGGTTCCGGTGCGTGTGCAAGGCCTGGCGCGCCCTCATCTCCGACCCGGCCTTCGTCGCCGTGCAGAGGTCCCACGCCAGTCCATACGTCGTCGGCGTTTTCTATGGGGCCTGGTGGCCGACGAAGGTGCGGGTGATGGACATGGAAGGCAACGTCATCAGGGTGTTCGAGGTGCGAGTGCTGGACAAGCACGACGGCACTAATGTCTTGGGAGTGCTGCAGCAGGCCACCACGCGGATCGACCTCATCTGTGCCAATAATGCCTACATCGATCCGGCTGCCGGGCGTGCGTGGACTATCGGCATGGACAATCGCCTCGAAGATGCTTTACCGTCCCAGATCTGCAAGGTTGCTACGATCGTGGAGGGCGGCGCACAGCCACTGACATGGAGGCAAAG GGCAAAGGTCAATGGCATCGTCTACTTCATGCCTCGCCTCGGCCTCAACGAGCATTATGCAGTTGGGAATTCAGGCTCCAACCGCATAGCAGCCTTCGACCTCGAGGGCGAAGAGTGGAAGATAATCAATGGCCCGACATTCGGGGTCAAAGCCGAAACATGGCAAGTTACCCTTACCAAGCTCAAAGGAACCTTGGGTGTGGTTCATTGTCTACGCAATGATGACCACAGCTATGCCAACATATGGCTTTTGATTGATTTGAACAAAAGTGTTTGGGTCAAGGAGTATACCATACAGATGCCCAGAACGTGGGGATTGACTAAGCAATTGGGGGCCTTGGATGATGGCAGAGTATTATTGCTGGTGAGCGAGGAAAACAAGGTCAGCTATCAACGTCGAGTTTTTCTTGTGTTCTACAACCCTAGCACAAAGACGTTTACAAAGTACATGGACACAGCAAGTGATACATTGGTCTTGTACACTGGAAGCCTCCTATCATGA